From the Chloroflexus aurantiacus J-10-fl genome, one window contains:
- the alaS gene encoding alanine--tRNA ligase has protein sequence MQKLTAAQIRETFLSFFIRHGHTHVPSSSLVVADDPTLLFANSGMVQFKDVFLGREQRPYSRAVTAQKCLRVSGKHNDLEEVGPSPRHHTFFEMLGNFSFGDYFKAEAIALAWKLLTEEFKLPVERLWFTVFAGDDEVPPDDEAAALWIAQGADPSRVLRFGRKDNFWVMGDTGPCGPCSEITMYIGDDLSQMRAEGVNSDDPNYVEIWNNVFMQYDRATMQPLPRPSVDTGMGLERMAMVMQGVHSTYETDLFVAIINQIIKTRGSDEEHYHAHRSAYRAIADHARAIAFLIADGVLPGNLGRSYVLRRILRRAAYQGRTIGFERPFLADVITSVIEQMGEAYPELVKRRELILSAADQEERQFLRTLSGGLTRLQGVIEQVRARGEQVIPGNDAFVLKDTYGFPLDLTQKIAAEQGLTVDEAGYEAAMAEQRARSRAAAASKRGGEADLWADLDLPASHFTGYERLSDRATVIGMLGDGDALTSADTGRSVQIVLDTTPFYAESGGQIGDTGLLVGPEGSVQIEDTRRPLPGLIVHYGRVVNGRISVGDQVQATVDVVRRADIQRNHTATHMLQRALRDVLGEHAAQAGSLVAPDRLRFDFTHTKAVDPEELREVEQRLNKWVRADTTVRWEITGYQDAMARGAIALFGEKYGDTVRLVTIERGQTLAEGEFASRDSLELCGGTHVNHTGEIGFVRIVSEGSIGSGIRRIEALTGRGAEGWVEQQAQTLRELAARINTQPAQLLERIDALLAEHRQRKQELEALRSKLAREQLDLLLGRVQHVAGVPLLAAEVEADSVDRLREMGEYLRDKLGNAVIVLGAQINGKPQLLTIVTPDLVRRGLNAVQLVKPLAALVGGGGGGRPEIAQAGGRHPDKLAAAIGAAVEVLAGQAG, from the coding sequence ATGCAAAAACTTACTGCTGCTCAGATTCGCGAAACGTTTCTTTCTTTCTTCATCCGTCATGGCCATACCCACGTGCCCAGCTCGTCGCTGGTCGTTGCCGACGATCCGACATTGCTGTTTGCCAATTCGGGTATGGTGCAGTTTAAAGATGTATTTCTGGGTCGCGAACAACGCCCCTATAGCCGGGCCGTTACCGCCCAAAAATGTCTGCGTGTCAGTGGTAAACACAATGACCTTGAAGAGGTAGGGCCATCACCACGGCACCATACCTTCTTTGAGATGTTGGGCAATTTTTCGTTTGGCGATTATTTCAAAGCCGAAGCAATTGCCTTAGCCTGGAAGTTGCTGACCGAAGAGTTTAAGTTGCCGGTTGAACGCTTGTGGTTTACGGTGTTCGCCGGTGATGATGAGGTACCGCCAGACGATGAAGCGGCTGCGCTGTGGATTGCCCAGGGTGCCGATCCATCGCGCGTGCTACGTTTCGGTCGCAAAGACAATTTCTGGGTGATGGGTGATACCGGTCCCTGTGGCCCCTGCTCTGAGATCACGATGTATATCGGTGATGACCTGAGCCAGATGCGGGCTGAGGGTGTTAATTCCGATGATCCGAATTACGTCGAAATCTGGAATAACGTGTTTATGCAGTACGACCGGGCTACCATGCAGCCGCTCCCACGCCCTTCGGTCGATACCGGCATGGGGCTAGAGCGCATGGCCATGGTGATGCAGGGTGTGCATAGCACATACGAGACCGATCTCTTCGTCGCGATTATCAATCAAATCATCAAGACACGCGGCAGCGATGAGGAACATTACCATGCGCACCGCAGTGCCTACCGCGCGATTGCCGATCACGCTCGGGCCATCGCCTTTCTGATTGCTGATGGTGTGCTACCCGGTAATCTGGGCCGTTCGTATGTGTTGCGCCGCATTTTGCGCCGGGCCGCTTATCAGGGACGCACGATTGGCTTTGAACGTCCGTTCCTTGCCGACGTGATCACGTCGGTTATCGAGCAGATGGGTGAGGCGTATCCTGAACTGGTGAAACGCCGCGAGCTGATTTTGAGTGCTGCCGATCAGGAAGAACGCCAGTTTTTGCGCACCCTGAGCGGTGGTCTGACCCGCCTGCAAGGGGTGATCGAGCAGGTACGAGCGCGGGGCGAGCAGGTTATTCCCGGTAATGATGCCTTTGTTTTGAAAGACACCTATGGCTTTCCGCTCGATCTGACGCAGAAGATCGCTGCCGAGCAGGGGTTGACGGTCGATGAAGCCGGTTACGAAGCGGCAATGGCCGAACAACGGGCACGCTCACGGGCAGCGGCGGCCAGTAAGCGCGGCGGTGAAGCCGATCTGTGGGCCGATCTCGATCTACCCGCATCCCACTTTACCGGCTATGAGCGGTTGAGTGACCGGGCAACGGTTATCGGTATGCTGGGCGACGGCGATGCGCTGACCAGTGCCGATACCGGTCGGAGTGTGCAGATCGTCCTTGACACGACCCCATTCTACGCTGAAAGCGGTGGTCAAATTGGCGATACCGGTCTGCTGGTAGGGCCAGAAGGATCGGTTCAGATTGAGGACACCCGGCGTCCATTACCGGGACTGATTGTGCACTACGGACGGGTAGTGAACGGGCGAATCAGCGTTGGAGATCAGGTACAGGCAACCGTCGATGTGGTACGACGGGCCGACATTCAACGCAATCACACGGCCACCCACATGCTCCAACGGGCATTGCGCGATGTGCTCGGCGAGCATGCAGCGCAGGCCGGTTCGCTGGTGGCGCCTGATCGGTTGCGTTTCGACTTTACCCATACCAAAGCGGTTGATCCCGAAGAGTTGCGCGAGGTCGAGCAGCGGCTCAATAAGTGGGTACGTGCCGATACCACAGTGCGCTGGGAGATAACCGGTTATCAGGACGCGATGGCTCGTGGTGCCATCGCCCTCTTCGGCGAAAAGTACGGTGATACGGTACGCCTCGTGACTATCGAGCGCGGTCAGACGCTCGCCGAAGGTGAATTTGCGTCTCGTGATAGTCTGGAGCTGTGTGGCGGCACGCACGTTAATCACACCGGCGAGATTGGCTTTGTGCGGATTGTGAGCGAAGGTAGCATTGGCAGCGGCATTCGCCGTATCGAGGCGTTGACCGGTCGCGGCGCGGAAGGATGGGTTGAACAGCAGGCCCAGACCCTCCGTGAACTGGCGGCGCGGATCAATACCCAACCGGCCCAACTGCTCGAACGAATTGATGCCCTGCTGGCCGAACACCGACAGCGGAAACAAGAGCTGGAAGCGCTACGCAGCAAACTGGCTCGCGAGCAGCTCGATCTTTTGCTGGGCCGGGTTCAGCATGTTGCCGGGGTGCCACTCCTTGCCGCTGAAGTTGAGGCCGACTCTGTTGATCGGCTACGCGAAATGGGAGAGTATCTGCGCGATAAATTAGGGAATGCCGTGATTGTGTTGGGTGCTCAGATCAACGGCAAACCGCAACTGCTCACCATCGTGACTCCCGATCTGGTACGGCGCGGTCTCAATGCGGTTCAACTGGTCAAGCCACTGGCTGCCCTGGTCGGCGGTGGTGGTGGTGGGCGACCAGAGATCGCGCAGGCGGGAGGTCGCCATCCCGACAAACTGGCCGCTGCTATCGGCGCAGCGGTAGAGGTACTCGCCGGGCAGGCCGGGTAG
- a CDS encoding baseplate J/gp47 family protein — MMTDETALVLALPEDTAESLMAKVRATHAANVQILAPEGTVALQRVAGTDALRDLATAAGVNLTIISSDPGILKAARQSRLATIEVTGAHVQAPVPSTPSAPGEDLPAEDLEFLAALDELAANGNTLDLFARPSDQKRPATADTRPIAAPETRPIPIPSSPSTPATPPAMGDDDLEFFDALDDLAAAFEQERTGTPPPPIPSASEASAQPPRVRPEDIQLSEAEVARAGQIGRRSEADRAQRTTAEPRRESRPEPVAPPARRAATPVPRATTRSQPQLVRALLIGLIVLAVLTGIFIVVTQSVTIVVRLPVRETTPVVGLAIPITPVSTASANAVSAEPLETTVAISTRGEVTEGVLTPVSSASGTITLFNQNTQPITIPAGSEFVAFGPDNQPIPFISKADVTVPGAVTTRSGNQIITTFGEAAVQIEARSPGSASNIPANTIRELRIAGGPTINLVSGLLTVSHDAIGGGTDEEVRVIKESDVRRYLAQALTDLDQEARRQLDGLALARNLRLEPTTVSPSRAELEQLDGFELIVDPPIGTSLSRDNPFFTLTVQSRYSGLAISGDSAAFQRQLADAFNSQLIQNGQLRPGDCRAAFVQGWRWDGTTLRIDGSIGPDPACGNELDPAIRAAIQNAVLGRTRAEAEAALQELVAAGRLAGFELPDNVDRFPGWSWQLRIRHE, encoded by the coding sequence ATGATGACGGATGAGACGGCGCTGGTTCTCGCCTTACCAGAAGATACTGCCGAGTCGTTGATGGCGAAGGTGCGCGCCACCCACGCAGCCAACGTGCAAATCCTGGCTCCAGAGGGCACCGTTGCTTTGCAACGAGTCGCCGGTACTGACGCACTGCGCGATCTGGCCACAGCGGCAGGGGTAAATCTGACCATCATCAGTTCCGACCCAGGCATCCTCAAGGCAGCCCGCCAGAGTCGACTGGCAACCATCGAAGTCACCGGTGCTCACGTCCAGGCCCCGGTACCGTCTACCCCATCCGCTCCCGGTGAAGACCTGCCTGCGGAAGATTTAGAATTTCTGGCCGCCCTCGATGAACTGGCGGCGAACGGTAACACTCTCGATTTGTTTGCACGGCCGTCTGATCAGAAGCGGCCGGCTACAGCCGATACACGCCCTATCGCCGCCCCAGAAACCCGTCCAATCCCCATCCCTTCCAGCCCTTCAACGCCGGCCACACCACCGGCTATGGGGGATGATGACCTTGAGTTTTTCGACGCTCTCGACGATCTGGCAGCAGCGTTCGAGCAGGAGCGTACCGGTACGCCACCGCCGCCAATCCCTTCTGCGAGTGAGGCTTCCGCACAACCACCCCGTGTGCGACCGGAAGACATTCAGCTTTCAGAGGCAGAAGTTGCCCGCGCCGGCCAGATTGGGCGGCGTAGCGAAGCTGATCGCGCCCAACGCACAACGGCTGAGCCACGCCGTGAGTCGCGCCCGGAGCCGGTTGCGCCTCCGGCACGGCGTGCAGCCACTCCTGTACCGCGAGCCACTACTCGCTCACAGCCACAGCTTGTCAGAGCACTCCTCATCGGGTTGATCGTGCTCGCGGTGTTGACAGGCATCTTTATAGTCGTTACCCAGAGTGTGACCATCGTTGTGCGCTTGCCCGTGCGCGAAACAACGCCGGTTGTCGGCCTGGCCATTCCGATAACCCCAGTGAGTACTGCATCGGCCAACGCAGTCAGTGCTGAACCGCTGGAGACAACCGTCGCCATTAGCACGCGCGGGGAGGTGACCGAGGGTGTGCTAACCCCGGTAAGCAGTGCATCCGGAACCATCACCCTGTTCAATCAAAACACCCAACCGATCACCATCCCGGCAGGAAGTGAGTTCGTAGCGTTTGGGCCTGACAATCAACCGATCCCGTTTATCAGCAAGGCCGATGTTACCGTGCCCGGCGCTGTAACGACGCGCAGTGGTAATCAGATTATCACAACGTTTGGTGAGGCAGCCGTACAAATCGAGGCTCGCTCGCCGGGGAGTGCCTCAAACATTCCTGCCAATACCATCCGCGAGCTACGGATCGCCGGTGGGCCGACGATTAATCTGGTCAGTGGCCTGTTGACGGTATCACACGATGCGATTGGTGGTGGAACTGATGAAGAGGTGCGGGTGATCAAAGAGAGTGATGTGCGGCGTTATCTCGCTCAGGCGCTCACCGATCTCGATCAGGAAGCACGGCGACAACTCGATGGCCTGGCGCTGGCACGTAACCTGCGTCTCGAACCAACAACCGTCTCTCCCAGCCGGGCAGAACTTGAACAGTTAGACGGTTTTGAGCTGATCGTCGATCCACCGATTGGCACATCACTGTCGCGTGATAATCCTTTCTTCACGCTCACCGTGCAGTCGCGCTACAGCGGACTGGCGATCAGTGGGGACTCGGCAGCTTTCCAGCGTCAGTTAGCCGATGCCTTCAACAGCCAGCTCATTCAGAATGGCCAGTTGCGTCCAGGCGATTGCCGTGCGGCGTTTGTCCAGGGCTGGCGTTGGGACGGCACCACCCTGCGTATTGATGGCAGCATTGGGCCTGATCCAGCCTGTGGTAACGAGCTTGATCCGGCAATACGGGCGGCCATTCAGAATGCCGTACTGGGTCGGACGCGCGCCGAAGCCGAGGCCGCGCTGCAAGAACTGGTTGCCGCCGGACGCCTGGCCGGATTTGAGTTACCCGACAATGTAGATCGCTTCCCAGGCTGGAGCTGGCAGTTGCGGATTCGTCATGAATGA
- the ruvX gene encoding Holliday junction resolvase RuvX: MNDQIILALDVGERRIGVAISDADARIAAPLTTINAHPPERAIAQIVRLVQERGVSRVVVGLPLTMRGERGPQAEVVQRFADTLSSALSCPVEMFDERLTSVAAEQMLRNLGLKPAKIKAQIDQVAASIILQDYLDARRSNPNRSHELPHSSD, from the coding sequence ATGAATGACCAGATTATTCTCGCGCTCGATGTCGGTGAGCGGCGGATCGGAGTAGCCATCAGTGATGCCGATGCCCGCATTGCCGCACCCTTAACGACCATCAATGCCCACCCTCCGGAACGCGCCATTGCCCAGATTGTGCGCCTGGTACAGGAACGTGGGGTTAGCCGGGTGGTTGTCGGCCTGCCACTAACGATGCGTGGCGAGCGCGGCCCACAAGCTGAGGTGGTGCAACGCTTTGCCGATACTTTGAGCAGCGCGCTTTCGTGCCCGGTTGAGATGTTCGACGAGCGACTAACCAGTGTCGCTGCCGAACAGATGTTACGCAACCTTGGCCTCAAACCGGCCAAAATCAAAGCCCAGATCGATCAGGTAGCCGCATCGATCATCTTACAAGACTACCTCGATGCCCGCCGGAGTAACCCAAACAGAAGCCATGAACTACCACATTCGTCCGATTAG
- a CDS encoding GNAT family N-acetyltransferase, with protein sequence MNYHIRPISAAETRPLRQQILRPHQTIAELVYPGDDHPLALHLGAFITETLTGIASFAPEACPDVPAQAAWRLRGMGVLPTVQQKGIGTALLDAGIHYVKQQRGDLVWCHGRSSALPFYRRYGFVTHGDEFVVPHTGPHYVLLYWIR encoded by the coding sequence ATGAACTACCACATTCGTCCGATTAGCGCTGCTGAAACCCGCCCGCTGCGTCAGCAGATTCTGCGTCCACACCAGACCATTGCCGAACTGGTCTATCCCGGCGACGATCATCCGCTTGCGCTCCACCTGGGAGCATTCATTACCGAAACCCTGACCGGCATTGCCTCGTTCGCCCCGGAAGCCTGCCCGGACGTACCGGCACAGGCGGCATGGCGACTGCGCGGTATGGGTGTGCTGCCGACGGTTCAGCAAAAAGGCATCGGCACCGCGCTGCTCGACGCCGGCATTCATTATGTAAAACAACAGCGCGGTGATCTGGTCTGGTGTCACGGACGGAGCAGCGCACTGCCGTTTTATCGCCGCTACGGCTTCGTCACCCACGGCGACGAATTTGTCGTTCCGCACACCGGGCCGCACTACGTGCTGCTGTACTGGATCAGATAG
- a CDS encoding DUF507 family protein, whose amino-acid sequence MRLTEDKVRRIAERLHDELAERGLLAYRDQPGQRPSDGRALRVKAIYDAIVADLKIEEEIDAEVERILATYSREIKGTERDILFRKHKEEVARKRGYIL is encoded by the coding sequence ATGCGACTCACTGAAGACAAAGTGCGCCGGATTGCCGAGCGCCTGCACGATGAACTGGCCGAGCGAGGGTTACTGGCGTATCGCGATCAACCCGGTCAGCGTCCGAGTGATGGGCGGGCGTTGCGGGTGAAGGCGATTTATGACGCTATTGTTGCCGATCTGAAGATCGAAGAGGAGATCGACGCTGAGGTTGAGCGTATTCTGGCTACCTATAGCCGCGAGATTAAGGGTACCGAACGCGATATTCTGTTCCGTAAGCACAAAGAAGAAGTGGCCCGCAAGCGCGGTTATATTTTGTGA
- a CDS encoding polyphosphate polymerase domain-containing protein, which yields MTIKSICGQVEDVLETFDTVSLAELSQTSLLNRIDTKFVVPLQTLYPILSAVSHVYRVLRMNGELLHGYRSLYFDTTDFDLYYQHHNERRPRWKVRSRQYLSNNQAFFELKAKCANGRTSKQRIPTTTMVTAMTPETEAFLALHAPELCHRLQPKLWSEYRRATLIDPDGSERITIDTDLRFHSHHRMITLDHLAIIELKQTNARRTSPILQHLRAAGIRPRSFSKYCMGLLSLYPSLKHNTFKPSLRLIERIQEASHV from the coding sequence ATGACCATCAAGAGTATCTGCGGACAAGTCGAGGATGTACTAGAGACCTTCGATACAGTGAGTCTGGCTGAGCTGAGTCAGACCAGTTTACTCAATCGGATCGACACCAAATTCGTGGTGCCATTGCAGACTCTGTATCCGATATTGAGCGCAGTTAGCCACGTTTATCGCGTATTACGCATGAATGGCGAGTTGCTTCATGGCTACCGCAGTCTCTACTTTGACACAACAGATTTTGATCTGTATTACCAGCATCACAATGAACGACGGCCACGATGGAAGGTACGCAGCCGCCAATACCTCAGCAATAATCAGGCATTCTTTGAATTAAAGGCTAAATGCGCTAATGGACGCACCAGTAAGCAGCGTATACCTACCACAACGATGGTCACAGCGATGACACCCGAAACTGAAGCATTTCTGGCCTTACACGCGCCGGAATTGTGTCATCGCCTGCAACCAAAGCTCTGGAGTGAATACCGACGAGCCACACTCATTGATCCAGATGGAAGTGAGCGCATCACCATTGACACCGATCTGCGCTTCCACTCGCACCATCGAATGATCACACTCGATCATCTGGCAATTATTGAACTGAAACAGACGAACGCACGTCGCACCTCGCCCATCCTTCAACATTTGCGAGCAGCCGGCATCCGACCACGTAGCTTTAGCAAGTATTGCATGGGTCTACTGAGTCTGTATCCATCGTTAAAGCACAATACATTCAAACCATCGCTGCGTCTGATTGAACGTATTCAGGAGGCTTCCCATGTCTGA
- a CDS encoding DUF4956 domain-containing protein — MSEWLTLLLNASLNLLVAIIIVRGIYYTTTPERHFAFAFLAFNVVTFFVLSVLGNIELSLGIGFGLFAIFSVLRYRTEEMPIREMTYLFTMIALPVMNASLLNNGFLELFILANGLVATILFWLERGWGFRQDSQLRVTYDRIELLAPRRRAELIADLRSRTGLPVYQVTVGKVDLVRDSAELILTYQLQARADFVTVSAASRVDQTPRMSERSQ, encoded by the coding sequence ATGTCTGAATGGCTAACATTGTTGCTGAACGCAAGCCTCAATCTCTTGGTGGCAATTATCATTGTGCGTGGTATTTATTACACGACCACACCAGAACGACACTTTGCATTCGCATTTCTGGCTTTCAACGTTGTGACCTTTTTTGTTCTGAGCGTCCTTGGTAATATTGAGTTAAGCCTGGGGATCGGTTTTGGTCTCTTTGCAATCTTCTCGGTTTTGCGCTATCGCACCGAAGAGATGCCAATTCGCGAGATGACCTATCTCTTTACGATGATCGCGTTGCCGGTGATGAATGCATCATTGCTCAACAATGGCTTCCTGGAACTTTTCATCCTGGCTAATGGACTGGTCGCTACAATCCTTTTCTGGCTCGAACGCGGTTGGGGATTTCGTCAGGACAGTCAACTGCGGGTCACCTACGACCGGATAGAGTTGCTGGCACCTCGACGTCGTGCCGAATTGATCGCCGATTTGCGATCCCGAACTGGCCTACCGGTCTATCAAGTAACGGTTGGAAAAGTAGATCTGGTTCGCGATAGCGCTGAATTGATCCTCACTTACCAGCTACAGGCCAGAGCTGATTTTGTTACAGTATCAGCAGCTTCACGTGTCGATCAAACGCCACGAATGAGCGAAAGGAGTCAGTGA
- a CDS encoding response regulator transcription factor encodes MRQTILIIDDHLNVRTMIADYLQEIGYRVVTASDGAEGLIIARRVRPDLVLLDIMMPKLDGFGFLQAYRREHQAPVILLTARIDETDKVVGLELGADDYVTKPFSLKELVARIRAVLRRTAAARQPNEEQPLRIGNLELNRATRMVTVDERPIYLTPSEFALLALLMASPGRVYTREQLLEHLQGNSYEGVERTIDVHIRNLRRKIEPDPTNPTYIETVFGIGYRCRPLS; translated from the coding sequence ATGCGTCAGACGATCTTGATTATCGATGATCATCTCAATGTACGCACTATGATTGCCGACTACTTGCAAGAGATTGGATATCGCGTCGTTACAGCAAGCGACGGCGCGGAGGGCCTCATTATTGCCCGCCGCGTTCGTCCCGACCTGGTCTTGCTCGATATCATGATGCCCAAACTGGATGGCTTTGGTTTCTTACAGGCGTATCGCCGGGAACATCAGGCACCGGTCATCTTATTGACTGCGCGAATTGATGAAACGGACAAGGTAGTCGGATTGGAACTGGGAGCCGACGATTATGTGACCAAACCCTTCAGCCTGAAAGAATTGGTGGCACGAATCAGGGCAGTCTTGCGTCGAACAGCCGCAGCACGGCAACCGAATGAAGAACAGCCGTTGCGCATTGGCAACCTTGAACTGAATCGTGCAACCCGCATGGTAACGGTTGACGAACGGCCCATATACCTGACACCATCTGAGTTTGCGTTACTGGCGTTGCTCATGGCTTCACCGGGACGTGTGTACACTCGCGAGCAACTCCTTGAACACCTCCAGGGCAACAGTTATGAAGGGGTTGAACGAACGATTGACGTACACATTCGCAATCTACGCCGCAAAATCGAGCCGGATCCCACCAATCCAACCTACATCGAAACTGTCTTCGGCATCGGGTACCGCTGCCGTCCACTGAGTTAA
- a CDS encoding sensor histidine kinase, which yields MLRSLTTRLILAFALTSLVGIGLAALLVRQFVTNEFDTFLLEQQRNELLAQLITAYQETGDWNAATAILNGRSDREGGDPFVPIEVADTEGRIVLSDRPAEIGRSVDPELLARGTPIMLNGEQIGTLLPLPPPRRNPAEERYLSRIDLALGGAAFGALGIAIVLGFLLAQVITRPLRELMQGVRAIATGDLSRRVPVRSRDELGALAHQFNTMSAELQRATELRRRMTADIAHDLRTPLTVIAGYLEALRDAELPATPARFAAMHTETQTLLRLVEDLHTLSLADAGELPLRCREIAVDDLLERIVRIYNDAAQQAGIRLHRQSEPAGMRIYGDEEQLVRALSNLVSNALRYTPEGGEIVIEATRQGHQIMLSVQDTGPGIPPEHLPNVFERFYRIDESRHTGSGGSGLGLAIVRSIAQAHNGTATVHSTPGAGARFTIALPAETKNVVPVP from the coding sequence ATGCTTCGTTCGCTTACGACTCGCCTCATTCTGGCCTTTGCCCTGACCAGTCTGGTCGGTATTGGACTGGCGGCACTCCTGGTTCGCCAGTTTGTGACCAACGAATTTGACACGTTTCTACTGGAGCAACAACGCAATGAATTGTTGGCGCAATTGATCACCGCATACCAGGAAACCGGTGATTGGAACGCAGCCACAGCAATCCTGAATGGACGATCAGACCGCGAGGGAGGCGATCCCTTCGTGCCTATTGAAGTAGCCGATACAGAGGGGCGAATCGTTCTTTCTGACCGCCCGGCAGAGATCGGACGGAGCGTCGATCCAGAACTCCTGGCCCGTGGAACGCCTATCATGCTGAACGGCGAGCAAATCGGTACCCTACTGCCACTACCACCACCACGCCGGAATCCTGCTGAAGAGCGTTACCTGAGTCGGATTGATCTGGCACTTGGCGGAGCAGCATTTGGGGCGCTCGGTATTGCGATAGTGTTAGGCTTTCTCCTGGCACAGGTGATCACGCGACCACTACGTGAACTCATGCAGGGGGTACGAGCCATCGCCACTGGCGATCTGAGTCGGCGGGTACCGGTACGGTCGCGTGATGAACTAGGTGCACTGGCGCATCAATTCAACACCATGAGTGCTGAGCTGCAACGCGCTACCGAACTACGCCGCCGCATGACAGCCGATATTGCCCATGATTTACGCACCCCGCTCACGGTGATTGCCGGTTATCTGGAAGCCTTACGTGACGCCGAATTACCGGCAACACCGGCACGATTTGCGGCAATGCACACCGAAACGCAAACGCTTTTGCGTCTCGTCGAAGACCTGCACACCCTCTCGCTGGCCGATGCAGGTGAGCTTCCCCTCCGCTGTCGCGAAATTGCGGTTGATGATCTGCTAGAACGGATCGTGAGAATCTACAACGATGCCGCCCAACAGGCAGGAATCAGGCTCCACCGGCAGAGTGAGCCGGCAGGTATGCGCATCTATGGCGATGAAGAACAACTTGTACGCGCACTGAGTAATCTGGTCAGTAATGCATTACGCTACACGCCTGAAGGTGGTGAGATCGTGATTGAAGCCACCCGTCAGGGCCACCAGATCATGTTGAGCGTCCAGGATACCGGTCCCGGTATTCCACCAGAACATCTGCCAAATGTCTTCGAGCGCTTCTACCGCATCGACGAATCACGCCACACGGGCAGCGGCGGTTCGGGATTGGGATTGGCCATTGTGCGATCCATTGCCCAGGCCCACAATGGCACGGCTACAGTACACAGTACACCGGGAGCAGGAGCGCGCTTCACCATTGCCCTGCCAGCAGAGACAAAGAACGTCGTGCCGGTACCGTGA